In a single window of the Rhodamnia argentea isolate NSW1041297 chromosome 2, ASM2092103v1, whole genome shotgun sequence genome:
- the LOC115731817 gene encoding uncharacterized protein LOC115731817 produces MGSSGFFLICALHSLVAIACGGLMMFYSSEVSSMKLQGSTPHDQLLIRTSDSFSGLLLVAVGFLLIMVGFVRDRVFQSFFAKGCVLLHVATAIWRFYFERKVDELADEWPRKVVGDIALAVSWILFLVYSWREKYD; encoded by the coding sequence ATGGGTTCTTCTGGGTTTTTCTTGATCTGTGCACTCCATTCTCTGGTAGCCATAGCTTGTGGAGGCCTAATGATGTTCTACTCCTCTGAGGTTTCATCAATGAAGCTTCAAGGATCTACGCCCCATGATCAACTCTTAATCAGAACCTCAGATTCCTTTTCGGGTTTGCTGCTTGTGGCTGTCGGCTTCCTGCTAATCATGGTGGGATTTGTTAGGGACAGGGTGTTCCAGAGCTTCTTCGCAAAAGGTTGTGTGCTCCTCCATGTCGCGACTGCCATTTGGAGGTTTTACTTTGAGAGGAAGGTGGATGAACTTGCCGATGAGTGGCCAAGGAAGGTTGTTGGCGATATTGCATTAGCAGTTTCCTGGATCCTCTTTTTGGTGTACTCATGGAGGGAAAAGTATGATTAG